In Debaryomyces hansenii CBS767 chromosome A complete sequence, a genomic segment contains:
- a CDS encoding DEHA2D18480p (similar to uniprot|P27796 Saccharomyces cerevisiae YIL160C POT1 3-ketoacyl-CoA thiolase with broad chain length specificity cleaves 3-ketoacyl-CoA into acyl-CoA and acetyl-CoA during beta-oxidation of fatty acids): protein MSAASLLKKKGSDIVVLSALRSPVTRCVKGGNAKMYPEELLYQILKGSVDRCNINPELIDDILIGTVLQTLGGQKASALAVKSAGFPIKTTVNTVNRQCASSAQALSYSAGSILTGENQFAIAAGVESMTHDYFPHRGIPTRIYQPFKDEASSEAQNVLMPMGITSENVAKKFGISREDQDAFALQSHLKANKATESGHFLNEIIPIKARTNNEDEPLNIVEVSKDDGVRGGSTLEKLASLKPVFAEDGTTTAGNSSQISDGASAVIITTRDNAEKIGVKPIARFVGSSVAGVPSDLMGIGPSAAVPQLLNRLKVDINDIDIFELNEAFASQSLYCINKLGINHDKVNPYGGAIAIGHPLGATGGRVISTLLNGLRAQNKELGVISMCTSTGQGYAALFANEA, encoded by the coding sequence ATGTCAGCTGCTAGtttattaaaaaagaaGGGGTCAGATATCGTTGTCTTATCAGCCTTAAGATCACCTGTTACAAGATGTGTTAAAGGCGGAAATGCTAAAATGTACCCAGAAGAGTTGTTATATCAGATCTTGAAAGGCTCTGTCGATAGATGTAATATTAACCCAGAATTGATTGATGATATCTTAATTGGTACGGTCTTGCAAACTTTAGGTGGACAGAAAGCGTCGGCTCTTGCAGTGAAATCTGCAGGTTTCCCAATCAAGACTACCGTAAATACGGTTAATCGTCAATGTGCTTCTTCTGCTCAGGCTTTATCATACAGTGCAGGCTCAATTTTGACTGGTGAAAATCAGTTTGCAATTGCAGCCGGTGTCGAATCAATGACGCATGATTATTTCCCTCACAGAGGTATCCCAACAAGGATTTATCAACCATTCAAAGATGAGGCAAGCTCAGAAGCTCAAAATGTGTTGATGCCTATGGGTATTACCAGTGAAAACGTTGCTAAAAAATTTGGTATTTCAAGGGAAGACCAGGATGCCTTTGCTCTTCAATCACACTTAAAGGCAAATAAGGCCACTGAATCTGGTCATTTCTTAAACGAGATTATACCTATTAAAGCTAGAACTAATAACGAAGATGAACCTTTAAACATAGTAGAAGTCTCGAAAGATGATGGGGTTCGCGGAGGTTCTACTTTAGAAAAATTAGCATCTTTAAAGCCAGTTTTTGCGGAAGACGGTACTACCACAGCTGGTAATTCATCTCAAATCTCCGATGGAGCATCTGCTGTCATTATTACCACAAGGGACAACGCAGAAAAGATTGGAGTTAAACCAATTGCAAGATTTGTTGGCTCGTCCGTTGCTGGTGTTCCATCTGATTTAATGGGGATTGGTCCTTCTGCAGCAGTTCCTCAATTATTAAACAGATTGAAGGTAGATATCAACGATATCGATATTTTCGAATTAAATGAAGCATTCGCCTCTCAATCTCTTTATTGTATTAACAAATTGGGTATTAATCACGATAAAGTTAACCCATATGGTGGTGCTATTGCAATTGGTCATCCATTAGGAGCTACTGGGGGAAGAGTTATTTCAACTTTATTGAATGGCTTAAGAGCGCagaataaagaattagGGGTAATTTCCATGTGCACCTCAACCGGTCAAGGTTATGCCGCCTTGTTCGCTAATGAAGcttaa
- a CDS encoding DEHA2D18502p (similar to uniprot|Q12382 Saccharomyces cerevisiae YOR311C HSD1 Endoplasmic reticulum (ER)-resident membrane protein overproduction induces enlargement of ER-like membrane structures and suppresses a temperature-sensitive sly1 mutation), protein MTSETQVPRTPNTPRIHKNVRARTPKSVLRKTILTYDVDDSYVEEEDTTYLFDETATSAISEDEDEVFEEDIDEKDFDLDDTEVEIESEEITTKTENIESENQESIKEEKPEVSEFRKFLIKHEIPRKILHCSIGFITLVMFGLGVPQQQFVAPSMALFVIILINDIIRFRDPELNKKIVARWWFIIRDNEVNSYNGTLWYLAGVIILFLLAPRDILFMGILLLSWADTAASTIGRQFGKYTPQIVPGKSVAGTLACFLVGSSCCYLVYGYFIPNFENQPGYIMWTPERSVLDLHTYALLSGVIASVSEFVDIFNIDDNFIIPVVGGGLLYGLVKLCEV, encoded by the coding sequence ATGACCTCCGAAACGCAAGTTCCACGCACACCTAATACGCCCCGTATTCACAAAAATGTGAGGGCAAGAACACCAAAATCGGTGTTGAGGAAAACGATCTTAACGTATGATGTGGATGATTCATATGTAGAGGAAGAAGACACAACGTATCTTTTTGACGAAACAGCGACTTCAGCAATTagtgaagatgaagatgaagtaTTTGAGGAAGATATAGATGAGAAAGATTTTGATCTTGATGATACtgaagttgaaattgaaagtgAAGAAATTACCACCAAAACAGAGAATATCGAATCGGAAAACCAAGAAAGTATCAAGGAAGAAAAGCCAGAAGTATCTGAATTTCGTAAGTTTCTTATTAAACATGAGATACCAAGAAAAATCTTACACTGCTCCATAGGTTTTATTACGTTAGTGATGTTTGGCTTAGGTGTTccacaacaacaatttgTTGCGCCGCTGATGGCATTGtttgttattattcttataaACGATATTATCCGTTTCCGTGATCCAGAAttaaacaagaaaatagtAGCTAGATGGTGGTTCATAATTAGAGATAATGAAGTCAACTCTTATAACGGGACTTTATGGTATTTAGCTGGTGTTATAATACTCTTTCTTTTAGCTCCTAGAGATATCCTTTTTATGGGAATACTATTGTTAAGTTGGGCCGACACAGCAGCATCAACTATTGGCCGTcaatttggtaaatataCTCCGCAAATTGTTCCAGGTAAGTCAGTCGCTGGAACATTAGCCTGCTTCTTGGTAGGTTCTTCATGTTGTTATTTGGTTTATGGCTACTTTATTcctaattttgaaaaccaACCAGGTTATATTATGTGGACCCCGGAAAGAAGCGTTTTAGACTTACATACATATGCGTTATTGTCTGGTGTTATTGCAAGTGTTTCAGAATTTGTTGacatttttaatattgacgataatttcattattccAGTTGTTGGTGGTGGTTTACTTTACGGGCTTGTTAAGCTTTGTGAAgtttaa
- a CDS encoding DEHA2D18524p (similar to uniprot|P40558 Saccharomyces cerevisiae YIL003W CFD1 Highly conserved putative P-loop ATPase localized in the cytoplasm): MTIREIIRGCTSFTNGNALRYKYFHTSVHRLHENPLGLPKVKKEGKAPDIPRMSKGLPIKQKIPGVNKILLVSSAKGGVGKSTVSINIALALQGLGKKVGVLDTDVFGPSIPRLLNLSGEPRISEDGKLIPLTNYGVESMSMGYLIKPENAVVWRGLMVMKALQQLLFEVKWTNLDYLVVDMPPGTGDTQLTISQQLKVDGSIIVTTPQDIALIDAVKGIAMFNKVNIPILGLVQNMSYFLCPNCNHESHIFGTDGARREAENHHLDVLGSIPLNEEICTQSDKGKPVIVSNPGSKISQPYIDIAQKVITKLG; this comes from the coding sequence ATGACTATAAGAGAGATAATAAGGGGTTGTACAAGTTTTACAAATGGTAATGCATTGAggtataaatattttcacACTTCCGTCCATAGACTTCATGAGAATCCATTAGGATTACCTAAAGTAAAGAAGGAGGGTAAAGCACCAGATATTCCCAGGATGTCTAAGGGATTGCcaataaaacaaaaaataCCAGGAgtgaataaaatattattggttTCGTCGGCAAAGGGCGGTGTAGGTAAATCGACTGTGTCTATAAATATCGCATTAGCATTGCAAGGTTTGGGCAAGAAGGTTGGTGTTCTAGATACGGATGTGTTTGGACCATCTATACCTAGGctattaaatttatcagGAGAGCCTCGTATATCAGAAGACGGGAAATTAATACCATTGACGAATTATGGAGTAGAATCCATGTCAATGGGATACCTAATAAAACCAGAAAATGCAGTTGTATGGAGAGGCTTAATGGTTATGAAAGCTTTACAGcagttattatttgagGTAAAATGGACCAATTTAGACTATTTAGTTGTTGACATGCCACCAGGAACTGGTGATACGCAGTTGACAATTAGTCAACAATTAAAAGTTGATGGCTCTATTATTGTCACTACACCACAAGATATTGCATTGATCGATGCCGTGAAAGGTATTGCAATGTTCAATAAGGTTAATATCCCAATATTAGGTTTGGTTCAAAATATGAGCTATTTTCTTTGTCCCAACTGCAATCACGAATCACACATATTTGGAACCGACGGTGCTCGAAGAGAAGCCgaaaatcatcatttggATGTATTGGGTTCTATACCtttaaatgaagaaatatgCACCCAATCTGACAAAGGAAAGCCTGTGATCGTATCGAACCCCGGCTCGAAAATTTCACAGCCTTATATCGACATCGCTCAGAAAGTTATTACTAAATTAGGATAA
- a CDS encoding DEHA2D18546p (similar to uniprot|P32559 Saccharomyces cerevisiae YMR023C MSS1 Mitochondrial protein required for respiration in paromomycin-resistant 15S rRNA mutants), with translation MIFIRNIKNLVVNSPTKLFSFGPYFPRKSYYSTATMDYKPTIYALSTKLARSAIGVIRVSGSQSQYIYNQLTKTSKSPKLKIASVRKLYSQEDILLDEALTLYFKSPKTYTGEDILELHLHGGTAIIQSVLNAIKKLHEPNKGINIRYAENGEFSRRAFINGRFDLTEIEGIREMIDAETESQRVAALSSLTGDTKKTFAKWREEIVKNVALLTTVIDFGEDHDIEEVAQLFDTVEQNMDTLTGEINTFLRKVLSSEVLMKGIKLILLGPPNAGKSSLLNYLANKEAAIVSDIAGTTRDVIDVPLDINGYKVIVGDTAGIRTTTNADKIELEGIKRAKLKSLGGDLVLVVLPLEDNSYIDYSDLVSHINLLKDEEKEIVVVLNKQDLLSSSNFTKNEIIQSYSEKLILPVENFHLVSCITGDGISELMCVLTDIFKAISLTETTDPIVISARAQDILRNDVIYGIEQFKIWREQDDVVLASESLKQAAEGIGKITGEAIGVEEVLGVVFSSFCIGK, from the coding sequence atgatatttataaggaatataaagaatttgGTGGTTAATCTGCCAACAAAACTTTTCAGTTTCGGGCCTTATTTTCCTAGAAAACTGTATTATTCTACTGCCACAATGGATTATAAACCAACAATCTATGCCTTATCGACAAAATTGGCGAGATCTGCAATAGGTGTTATCAGAGTTTCAGGATCTCAAtcacaatatatatataatcaGTTAACTAAAACCTCCAAGTCaccaaaattgaaaatagcTAGTGTACGAAAACTATATTCGCAAGAAGACATCCTCCTAGATGAAGCACTCACActatatttcaaatctCCTAAAACATATACAGGGGAAGATATATTGGAATTACATTTGCATGGTGGAACTGCAATTATACAATCTGTTTTAAATGCTATAAAGAAGTTGCACGAACCTAATAAAGGTATTAATATAAGGTATGCGGAAAATGGTGAATTTTCTCGAAGAGCTTTCATTAATGGAAGATTCGATTTGACTGAGATCGAAGGGATAAGGGAAATGATAGATGCTGAAACTGAATCGCAAAGGGTTGCGGCTTTGTCATCGTTAACAGGCGATACGAAAAAAACATTCGCCAAGTGGAGAGAAGAAATAGTGAAGAATGTTGCCTTGTTGACGACTGTAATCGATTTTGGAGAAGATCATGATATAGAAGAAGTTGCTCAATTATTCGACACCGTTGAACAAAATATGGATACCTTAACAGGtgaaataaatacattTTTGCGAAAAGTTTTAAGTTCTGAAGTCTTAATGAAGGGTATTAAGCTCATCTTACTAGGGCCTCCGAATGCGGgaaaatcatcattattgaaCTATTTAGCTAATAAGGAAGCTGCAATTGTTAGTGATATTGCAGGTACTACCAGGGATGTAATAGATGTGCCATTAGATATAAACGGATATAAAGTTATTGTTGGTGATACTGCAGGTATACGAACTACAACTAATGCTGACAAAATAGAATTAGAAGGAATCAAGAGAGCCAAGTTAAAATCTTTAGGAGGAGATTTGGTGTTGGTAGTTTTACCACTTGAAGATAATTCATACATAGATTATTCAGACTTGGTTTCTCATATTAACTTACtaaaagatgaagaaaaagagataGTAGTTGTGTTGAATAAGCAAGATTTATTGTCGAGTTCAAATTTCACCAAGAATGAAATCATTCAGAGCTATAGTGAAAAGTTAATCTTACCGGTGGAGAACTTCCATTTGGTATCTTGTATTACTGGAGACGGAATTTCAGAATTAATGTGCGTGCTTACGGATATATTCAAAGCAATTTCCTTAACAGAAACTACAGACCCTATTGTCATATCTGCTAGAGCTCAGGATATACTTAGAAATGACGTTATATATGGTATTgaacaattcaaaatatggAGAGAGCAGGATGATGTTGTGTTAGCTTCTGAGAGTTTAAAACAAGCTGCAGAAGGTATTGGAAAAATTACAGGTGAAGCAATAGGCGTCGAAGAGGTTTTAGGAGTTGTGTTTTCCAGCTTCTGTATTGGTAAATGA
- a CDS encoding DEHA2D18568p (similar to CA3650|IPF4134 Candida albicans IPF4134 unknown function), protein MPPKRKSSTHSTPNSKKQKAAPSEGEFKQFYSSTMNLVNNLRDDNDERHLVTPFVKLPSKKLYPDYYNIITNPITVGEIQKKLNNGKYSLQDTNDFVQDFKLLNDNATAYNDPESWIATDSLKIYEFVKVQADQFNVPGVVETSKPSKGPKLKIKKPTKSEEEDSTEEEITFEKLPELCKSIINETIDHEFPELGVISGPFVEDIDKKEYPDYFKVVENPTSFNRVISNIEKKKLFSPKLSLLENLEAFHDATLLIFSNAQLYNDPSSLIHQDSIKLNEFFDEKFEALKSKIENQSKKNSSKLKLKLKNPSKKESAPKVKINLKLKPSEPEETPADPPKKRGRKKKVLDDVAVKDEIDDLTQEQPSETKMDIDEETDKSNRIHSENAGNNSVEDQDAKPKDEIEDLSAMVTESNVMGKTSSLAPTEDAFIQDIALSSSMSNVSHITQQIQQQNNYQNPSNSLTRGQLLKHLLFPTHAVAPTSTLFEYKFPTNGYSSQSFSVTLPPDSSSFISLKIALHNLLHEIKKPDLVNGQGFANSTSDDEFQCKLFVNDDEVSSGGEVSEEKRSDQNQLLSIQYDLKLSYGLNIVSFECKVAPNLTKKIKKTQAQPENEEIAGRYTRHQLQQLKMSWEVEKTSFIIVCHSA, encoded by the coding sequence ATGCCACCCAAGAGAAAGTCATCTACACATAGCACTCCTAACTCTAAGAAGCAGAAAGCAGCTCCTTCTGAGGGAGAATTCAAGCaattttattcttcaacaatGAATTTGGTTAATAATTTACGTGACGACAACGATGAAAGACATCTTGTTACACCATTCGTCAAATTACCATCTAAAAAGTTGTATCCCGATTATTACAATATTATAACTAATCCTATCACAGTGGGTGAAatccagaagaaattaaataatggAAAATACTCACTACAAGACACTAACGATTTTGTACAAGACTTCAAATTGTTAAATGATAATGCTACCGCATATAATGACCCTGAATCGTGGATTGCCACCGATTCTCTTAAGATATACGAATTTGTTAAAGTACAGGCGGATCAATTTAATGTGCCTGGTGTGGTAGAAACATCGAAGCCATCGAAAGGCCCTAAATTGAAGATCAAAAAACCAACAAAATCGGAGGAAGAAGATtcaacagaagaagaaattacgtttgaaaaattaccCGAGTTATGTAAATCAATAATCAACGAGACTATTGATCATGAGTTTCCTGAATTGGGAGTTATAAGCGGACCTTTTGTTGAGGATATAGATAAAAAGGAATATCCCGACTACTTTAAAGTTGTGGAAAATCCGACGTCGTTTAATAGGGTTATTTCTAATatagagaagaagaagctttTTCTGCCAAAGTTGTCACTTTTGGAGAATCTAGAAGCTTTTCACGATGCTActcttttaattttttcaaacgCTCAATTATATAACGATCCAAGCTCTTTGATTCACCAAGATTCAATTAAGCtaaatgaattttttgatgaaaagttCGAGgcattgaaatcaaaaatagaGAATCAactgaagaaaaattcgaGCAAGTTGAAgttaaaattgaagaatccttcaaagaaagaaagtGCGCCCAAAGTGAAGatcaatttaaaattgaagcCATCCGAACCTGAAGAAACTCCTGCAGACCCACCAAAGAAGAGAGGCcggaagaagaaggtattGGATGATGTTGCTGTAAAAGACGAGATAGATGACCTTACACAAGAACAGCCTTCCGAAACTAAGATGGATATTGACGAGGAAACAGACAAAAGTAATCGAATTCATTCAGAAAATGCTGGGAATAATTCAGTTGAAGATCAAGATGCAAAGCCTAAGGATGAAATTGAGGACTTATCGGCAATGGTGACTGAATCTAACGTAATGGGTAAAACTTCTTCCTTGGCGCCAACTGAAGACGCTTTCATACAAGATATAGCCCTTTCGTCGTCAATGTCAAACGTTTCTCATATTACGCAACAGATTCAACAGCAAAACAATTACCAAAATCCACTGAATTCATTGACAAGAGGACAATTACTTAAACACTTATTATTCCCCACTCATGCTGTTGCACCAACTTCTACATTATTCGAATATAAATTTCCTACTAATGGATATTCCTCACAATCATTCTCAGTTACCTTACCTCCGGATTCATCATCGTTTATATCTTTGAAGATCGCATTACACAACTTGTTACATGAGATCAAGAAACCAGACTTAGTAAATGGTCAAGGATTTGCAAATCTGACATCGGATGACGAATTCCAATGCAAGTTATTTGTAAATGACGACGAGGTTTCTAGTGGGGGCGAAGTTTCGGAAGAGAAGAGATCGgatcaaaatcaattattgagTATTCAGTATGATTTAAAGTTAAGCTACGGCTTGAATATTGTTAGCTTTGAATGTAAAGTGGCTCCGAATTTAACGaagaaaattaagaaaACTCAAGCTCAACCAGAGAACGAAGAGATAGCCGGTAGATATACTAGACACCAGCTCCAACAATTAAAGATGTCATGGGAGGTGGAAAAAACGAGCTTTATAATTGTGTGCCATAGTGCTTAG
- a CDS encoding DEHA2D18590p (similar to uniprot|Q12181 Saccharomyces cerevisiae YPR048W TAH18 protein Protein with a potential role in DNA replication) yields MSGISELSGVTILYGSETGNAQDYALFLAKRLKYFGLKPSVVSLDHYPLKNLVTDTKYLIVICSTTGQGELPRNSKKFMKFILKKKLPTDLLNHIELTTFGIGDSSYPKFNYAIKKIHARLLQLGCSELCTRCEADEQTPEGVDGYYSEWETNLLEALKSKIHGIPLTYDETVLLPADNPVEVSSNESDVPTSNSPTELSLTRMGDGSTNLLLGSVKANKRITKEGHFQDVRHLIIEGENLSYIPGDTLALYPSNDNESVETLIQSQPHWIPIADKPLLIHGEIPFVEGGLIDKSKLTLRSLITHHLDIISIPRRSFFMTLAHFSDSTTEDGEREQEKLREFSKIEESEELYNYANRPRRSILETILEFQQNLTIPVEYILDLFPIIKPRLFSIASRPSPNSVELIVAVVVYKTILRRVRRGLCTKWIKSLQDNDRIVFSIHKSNLKFELPTTKYPPILMVSPGTGVAPMKSLIEHITSLGIQQHLYLFYGCRNKENDYLFGDLWASLKSQNKLSIYPCFSRDQDSKIKYVQHKIYEQHELVGDLILNQNAIVFICGSSGAMPREVRITLVEILMKFGKMKDTEADDYLMDMENGGRYLQETW; encoded by the coding sequence ATGTCAGGTATATCAGAACTTTCTGGGGTCACTATTCTCTACGGCTCAGAAACGGGAAATGCCCAAGATTATGCGCTATTTTTGGCAAAGAGACTCAAATATTTCGGGTTGAAGCCATCAGTTGTGTCATTAGATCATTATccattgaaaaatttagtaACCGATACTAAGTATTTGATAGTGATATGCTCTACCACAGGACAAGGAGAGTTACCGAGAAATTCGAAAAAGTTTATGAAGTTcatattaaagaagaaacttCCGACCGATCTTCTCAATCATATAGAGTTGACAACCTTTGGGATAGGAGATTCGTCATACcctaaatttaattatgcgataaagaaaatacatGCCCGGTTGTTGCAGTTAGGATGTTCTGAATTGTGTACTAGATGTGAAGCAGACGAACAAACTCCGGAAGGTGTTGACGGGTACTATAGTGAATGGGAGACGAATCTACTTGAGGCTTTGAAATCGAAAATACATGGTATACCACTCACGTATGATGAAACAGTATTACTTCCCGCAGATAATCCCGTTGAGGTCTCAAGTAATGAGCTGGATGTTCCTACTTCAAATTCCCCCActgaattatcattaacTAGAATGGGAGATGGATCAACAAATTTATTGTTGGGATCTGTTAAAGCCAACAAACGGATAACTAAAGAGGGCCATTTTCAAGACGTCAGacatttaataattgaagGGGAGAATTTGCTGTATATTCCTGGTGATACGCTTGCATTATATCCGTCAAACGACAATGAAAGTGTCGAAACTTTGATTCAGCTGCAGCCACATTGGATTCCGATTGCAGACAAGCCTTTATTAATACATGGGGAGATTCCTTTCGTTGAAGGTGGATTAATAGATAAACTGAAGCTCACGCTTAGGTCGCTTATTACTCATCACTTAGATATCATATCGATTCCTCGTAGGTCATTTTTCATGACCTTAGCGCATTTTAGCGATTCTACTACTGAAGATGGAGAACgagaacaagaaaaattaagagaGTTCAGtaagattgaagaaagcGAGGAATTATATAACTATGCAAACCGTCCTAGACGGCTGATTTTAGAGACGATATTAGAGTTTCAGCAAAATTTAACCATTCCAGTTGAGTatattttggatttattCCCAATAATTAAACCAAGACTCTTCCTGATTGCATCAAGGCCAAGTCCAAACCTGGTCGAATTGATTGTCGCCGTCGTTGTATATAAAACAATTCTCAGGAGAGTTAGAAGGGGTTTGTGTACGAAGTGGATAAAACTGTTACAAGATAATGATAGGATTGTGTTCTCAATTCATAAATCAAACTTAAAATTCGAACTCCCTACTACCAAATATCCGCCAATTCTTATGGTGTCACCTGGTACGGGCGTGGCTCCCATGAAATCGCTTATAGAGCACATAACTCTGTTGGGGATACAACAAcatttgtatttattttatggCTGTCgtaataaagaaaatgattatttgtTCGGTGATCTCTGGGCTTCTTTAAAGTCACAAAACAAGCTATCCATCTACCCTTGTTTTTCGAGAGATCAGGattccaaaatcaaatatgttcagcataaaatatatgagCAGCATGAATTGGTAGGTGACttgatattgaatcaaaatGCAATTGTGTTCATTTGTGGGTCTAGTGGTGCTATGCCTAGAGAAGTAAGGATTACCCTAGTTGagattttaatgaaatttggaaaaatgAAAGATACCGAAGctgatgattatttaatggATATGGAAAATGGAGGAAGATACTTACAGGAAACTTGGTAA
- a CDS encoding DEHA2D18612p (similar to uniprot|P08425 Saccharomyces cerevisiae YPR047W MSF1 Mitochondrial phenylalanyl-tRNA synthetase alpha subunit active as a monomer unlike the cytoplasmic subunit which is active as a dimer complexed to a beta subunit dimer), protein MLKLAPTIRISIGSSSRTAPTFRNILGLRWNSNRTLRQYPEEIALDGKSYKTDEWTNIPPFILELTRRQLHQDVNHPIGILRDLIEKNFEGMGYTFYNDFKPTVTTFENFDVLGFPQDHPGRSKSDTYYLNKENLLRTHTSAHEIECFKTCKTPGYFITADVYRKDEIDRTHYPAFHQMEGARLWSQDTKDLEEQILADIASIPETDIIVEDPFREKPMNLGNPKQDYMTNRQVELISIHLKKTLEYLVNQVFETAKESARLAGSTEPYLNEPLKVRWVEAYFPWTSPSWEIEVWWKGEWLECCGCGLVQQQVLLNSGLSNDKLGWAFGVGLDRIAMLLFGIPDIRLFWTLDERFSNQFEMDKIATFKPYSKFPGITRDVSFWLPSESLLHVNDVMEIVRTHGNDLIENVTSIDEFVHPKTGQRSQCYRINYQSMDRNLTNEEINDIHKKVEDDLINYFDVRIR, encoded by the coding sequence ATGTTGAAACTTGCACCTACGATCCGTATACTGATAGGTTCGTCTAGTCGGACTGCCCCTACTTTTAGAAATATACTTGGCCTCAGGTGGAATTCAAATCGCACATTAAGACAATATCCTGAGGAAATAGCACTTGATGGTAAATCCTATAAAACTGACGAATGGACTAATATTCCTCCTTTTATATTAGAGTTAACTAGGAGACAATTGCATCAAGATGTAAATCATCCAATTGGAATTTTACGTGATTTAATAGAGAAGAATTTTGAAGGTATGGGATATACGTTCTACAATGATTTTAAGCCTACGGTAACTACATTTGAAAACTTTGATGTATTAGGGTTCCCACAAGATCATCCAGGTAGATCTAAGTCTGATACCTATTATCTCAATAAAgagaatttattaagaacACATACCTCAGCtcatgaaattgaatgttTCAAAACGTGTAAGACGCCAGGTTATTTCATTACTGCAGATGTGTACAGAAAAGACGAGATAGATAGAACTCACTATCCTGCATTTCATCAAATGGAAGGTGCTAGGTTATGGTCCCAAGATACAAAAGACTTAGAAGAACAAATCTTGGCTGATATTGCATCTATCCCGGAAACTGATATTATTGTCGAAGATCCGTTTAGAGAGAAACCGATGAATTTGGGAAATCCAAAACAAGATTATATGACTAATAGGCAAGTGGAACTTATTAGTAtacatttgaaaaaaaCACTCGAGTACCTAGTCAACCAAGTGTTTGAAACAGCTAAGGAATCAGCAAGATTAGCAGGCTCTACAGAACCTTATTTGAACGAGCCATTAAAGGTGAGATGGGTCGAAGCTTATTTTCCTTGGACATCGCCATCGTGGGAAATTGAAGTATGGTGGAAAGGCGAGTGGTTAGAGTGTTGTGGATGTGGTCTAGTTCAGCAACAGGTCTTGCTTAATTCAGGTTTAAGCAACGATAAGTTAGGATGGGCTTTTGGTGTTGGCCTTGATAGAATTGCTATGTTATTATTCGGTATTCCCGATATTAGACTTTTCTGGACTTTAGACGAGAGGTTCAGCAATCAATTCGAAATGGACAAAATTGCTACTTTCAAGCCATATTCCAAATTTCCAGGCATCACAAGAGATGTGTCTTTTTGGCTTCCAAGTGAGTCCTTATTACACGTTAACGATGTTATGGAAATTGTGCGTACCCATGGTAATGACTTAATAGAGAATGTAACTAGCATTGATGAGTTTGTTCATCCAAAAACAGGGCAAAGATCCCAATGCTACAGAATCAACTATCAATCTATGGATAGAAACTTGactaatgaagaaatcaatgatattCATAAGaaagttgaagatgatttgatcaattatttcGATGTTAGAATCCGTTAG